From Nicotiana tabacum cultivar K326 chromosome 15, ASM71507v2, whole genome shotgun sequence, the proteins below share one genomic window:
- the LOC107781028 gene encoding F-box protein At5g46170: protein MGSSKSDLRSTIYPEPVDHFDRLPDSILLLVFNKIGDVKALGRCCVVSRRFHSLVPQVDNVIVRVDCVISDEDGGSSSSGATSAAGAGSTSKSRHPISSLLRFLFLGLVKPIQSLTQLISISSRRSAGSSLDDGYDQNDVTHHSPTQVLKNFDEIKLLRIELPSGELGIDEGALLRWRADFGSTLDNCVILGASSVVHPVSNTSINNNITNTSSNIVGDGNGELDNGSIPESFYTNGGLKLRVVWTISSLIAASARHYLLQPIIAEHKKLESLVLTDVDGQGVLCMNKEQLEELRVKPLSASSASKRTMVPALNMRLWYAPHLELPDGTVLKGATLVAIRPSEQPKKEVVGPDGNWVGSAFEEPYGTAARMLVKRRTYCLEMNSF from the coding sequence ATGGGTTCATCCAAGTCAGATCTGAGGTCAACGATCTACCCTGAACCCGTTGACCACTTCGACCGACTACCCGATTCCATTCTCCTCTTAGTCTTCAACAAGATCGGCGATGTTAAAGCTCTAGGAAGATGCTGTGTAGTTTCCAGAAGGTTCCATTCACTTGTTCCTCAAGTCGACAACGTCATTGTTCGTGTTGATTGCGTCATATCTGACGAAGATGGTGGTTCATCTTCATCTGGTGCAACCTCTGCTGCTGGTGCGGGATCCACTAGTAAGTCGCGGCATCCAATTTCGTCCCTCCTTAGGTTTCTGTTTCTGGGTCTGGTTAAACCCATTCAGTCACTTACTCAGCTGATCTCGATTTCTTCGAGACGATCCGCTGGCTCTTCATTGGACGATGGTTACGACCAAAATGACGTCACCCATCATTCCCCTACCCAGGTTTTGAAGAATTTCGATGAAATTAAGCTTCTTAGGATCGAGTTGCCCAGTGGCGAATTGGGTATTGACGAGGGCGCTTTGCTGAGGTGGCGTGCTGATTTCGGTTCCACTCTTGATAATTGCGTTATTCTTGGCGCTTCGTCGGTGGTTCACCCGGTTAGTAATACTAGCATTAACAATAATATTACTAACACTAGTAGTAATATTGTGGGTGATGGTAATGGAGAACTGGATAATGGGAGCATACCCGAGTCGTTTTACACGAACGGGGGTTTAAAATTGCGGGTTGTGTGGACGATTAGTTCGCTAATTGCAGCGTCGGCTAGGCATTATTTGTTGCAGCCGATTATAGCTGAGCATAAAAAGCTTGAGAGTTTGGTTTTAACGGATGTGGATGGACAAGGAGTGTTGTGTATGAATAAGGAGCAGTTAGAGGAGTTGAGAGTGAAGCCTCTTTCGGCTTCGTCTGCTTCGAAAAGGACTATGGTGCCTGCACTGAACATGAGGTTATGGTACGCACCACATTTGGAGTTGCCTGATGGGACAGTATTGAAAGGGGCGACGTTGGTGGCAATTAGGCCAAGTGAGCAGCCTAAGAAGGAGGTGGTTGGGCCGGATGGGAATTGGGTTGGGTCGGCGTTTGAGGAGCCTTATGGGACTGCTGCGAGGATGTTGGTTAAGCGGAGGACTTACTGTTTGGAGATGAACTCATTCTGA